The Apium graveolens cultivar Ventura chromosome 6, ASM990537v1, whole genome shotgun sequence genome contains a region encoding:
- the LOC141668229 gene encoding pentatricopeptide repeat-containing protein At1g01970, translating to MYASSTCVTTPNNLNVRTHLPRPCLNSFLKTPTNFTFFKLHFRAKAVKNAEEMEAKEEVKSKSKWVRIGPDIGEAQKQEIGKLPAKMSNRCKAFMKQIICFDYEESDLSELLKEWVKSTVPRRADWLIVLKQLCAMNHPLYLQVAELALLEESFETNVRDYTKIIHAYAKQNQVQEAENTILAMKRRGFMSDQVTLTALIHMYSKSGNLKMAEESFEEMKLLGVPLDRRSYGSIIMAYVRAGMFDKGEDLLREMDDQQNYAGKEVYKALLRAYSMIGDCAGAQRIFDATQLAGIIPDVKLCALLINAYVVAGQSREACIAFENMRKAGLRPNDKCVALILTSYQNENKLNKALEFLIDLEKGGILVEKEASTILAGWFRSLGVVEEVELLLRDYESYEVKCEAT from the exons ATGTATGCATCTTCTACTTGTGTCACTACACCAAACAACCTCAATGTCAGAACCCACCTTCCTCGACCTTGTCTAAACTCTTTCTTGAAAACCCCCACAAATTTCACATTTTTTAAACTCCATTTCCGAGCTAAAGCTGTTAAAAATGCAGAAGAAATGGAGGCTAAAGAAGAAGTGAAATCAAAATCGAAGTGGGTTCGAATTGGGCCTGATATTGGTGAGGCCCAGAAACAAGAAATTGGTAAATTGCCCGCAAAAATGAGTAATAGATGTAAGGCTTTTATGAAGCAGATTATTTGTTTTGATTATGAAGAAAGTGATTTATCAGAGTTGTTGAAAGAATGGGTGAAGAGTACAGTTCCAAGAAGAGCTGACTGGCTTATAGTTCTTAAACAATTGTGTGCTATGAATCATCCTTTGTATCTTCAG GTTGCTGAGCTCGCATTACTGGAAGAGTCATTTGAAACTAATGTTCGTGACTACACTAAAATAATTCATGCTTACGCAAAGCAAAATCAGGTGCAAGAAGCTGAAAATACCATTCTGGCCATGAAGAGAAGAGGTTTCATGAGTGATCAAGTGACCCTGACTGCCTTAATTCACATGTACAGTAAATCTGGCAATCTTAAGATGGCTGAAGAATCATTTGAAGAGATGAAACTGCTTGGTGTACCTTTGGATAGGAGGTCCTATGGGTCAATAATTATGGCCTATGTTAGAGCTGGCATGTTTGACAAAGGCGAGGATTTACTTCGGGAAATGGATGACCAACAAAATTATGCTGGGAAGGAAGTTTACAAAGCATTGCTTAGAGCATACTCGATGATTGGTGATTGTGCAGGAGCTCAAAGAATATTTGATGCAACTCAATTAGCTGGAATCATTCCTGATGTCAAACTGTGTGCTCTCCTTATAAATGCCTATGTAGTTGCAGGTCAAAGTCGTGAGGCATGTATTGCATTTGAGAACATGAGAAAGGCTGGTCTTAGGCCAAATGATAAATGCGTGGCTTTGATTTTAACTTCTTATCAGAACGAGAACAAACTTAACAAGGCACTGGAATTTCTGATTGATTTAGAGAAAGGTGGCATTTTGGTAGAGAAGGAAGCTTCAACAATATTGGCGGGGTGGTTTCGGAGTTTGGGGGTGGTGGAAGAAGTTGAGCTGCTGCTCAGAGACTACGAATCATATGAAGTTAAATGTGAGGCTACTTAA